A single window of Chitinophaga sp. XS-30 DNA harbors:
- a CDS encoding galactose oxidase encodes MLESCMTHTEAKYHWGTLPPVPDSTGFAGSFAGISNNALIVAGGANFPDGGTPWNGGKKTWYDQVFVLEQPGGPWKVAGKLPRPLGYGVSITTAGGLLCVGGSNAEGHYPDAFLLRYANGEIAITDLPPLPVPLANASGAMTDSCIYIAGGLSAPDATETEQVFYMLDLKEAEQLRAWHSLPPWPGPSRMLAVAGSLDSAFYLFSGAELQKGKRIYLKDAYRYHPVSGWEKCADLPRAAVAAPTPAFRYNGHMLSVFGGDTGEDADSAAVLREKHPGFADDIIAYDREENKWVQQGKVHTRMEEDAVAHPNNSIWAPVTAPAVVWNGMLVIPGGEVRPGTRTPNVLTAAVAAP; translated from the coding sequence ATGTTGGAGAGTTGTATGACGCATACGGAGGCAAAGTATCACTGGGGTACTTTGCCTCCTGTACCGGATAGCACCGGTTTTGCAGGATCGTTTGCAGGTATTTCGAATAATGCGCTGATCGTGGCCGGAGGGGCCAATTTCCCGGACGGAGGAACGCCCTGGAATGGCGGAAAGAAAACCTGGTATGACCAGGTATTTGTACTGGAGCAGCCCGGCGGCCCCTGGAAAGTAGCGGGAAAGTTGCCCCGGCCTTTGGGTTACGGTGTTTCCATCACAACGGCCGGCGGCCTCTTGTGCGTCGGCGGCAGCAATGCGGAAGGGCACTACCCGGATGCTTTCCTCTTGAGATATGCCAACGGGGAGATCGCCATAACCGATCTGCCTCCGCTTCCTGTTCCGCTGGCAAATGCAAGCGGCGCGATGACGGACAGTTGCATTTATATTGCAGGGGGACTGAGCGCACCGGATGCCACGGAAACGGAGCAGGTTTTTTATATGCTGGACCTGAAGGAAGCGGAACAGTTGCGCGCCTGGCATTCCCTGCCACCCTGGCCCGGCCCTTCCAGGATGCTGGCGGTGGCCGGTTCGCTGGATAGCGCATTCTACCTGTTCAGCGGGGCGGAATTGCAGAAGGGAAAAAGAATTTATCTGAAAGATGCCTACCGCTATCATCCGGTCAGCGGATGGGAGAAATGTGCGGACCTGCCCCGTGCTGCGGTGGCGGCGCCCACACCGGCGTTCCGGTATAACGGCCATATGCTGTCCGTCTTTGGCGGAGATACAGGAGAGGATGCGGACAGTGCGGCTGTGCTCCGGGAAAAACATCCCGGCTTTGCCGATGATATCATCGCCTATGACCGGGAGGAAAATAAATGGGTGCAGCAGGGGAAGGTCCATACCCGTATGGAGGAAGACGCTGTTGCACATCCCAACAACAGCATATGGGCGCCGGTCACAGCTCCCGCTGTAGTCTGGAACGGCATGCTGGTGATTCCCGGTGGAGAGGTGCGCCCGGGTACAAGAACGCCTAATGTTTTAACCGCAGCTGTTGCTGCGCCATAA
- a CDS encoding LamG domain-containing protein has product MKRFFCILVCLLNMIHFSCRKDKTSADAAIGEVIFEAEKVEISAGDSIVFKDLTAGYVTKWKWTFEGGAPESSALSSPTVVYSTPGIYEVTLEVMNSHTQKVHTLKEYINVDYNRVKADFSTAADVVFNGEAVTFKDSSSGGPVSWQWEFVPVSGGAAITSTERNPAITFTDTGYYNVSLTAANDKYSDQVTKNNFIRILDASSLSADFTAEQSATYTGGSIQFKDISIGNINSWEWTIEGPENYTLTGQHPVQTFNTAGRYKVTLEIANPANTAVKTVEDYILVIPGADLAAFFPFNSNIADAGPNGLSTSTIGGGVTYSGADRFGKQGNTGVFSGATGVLVADDAATNFGTENYSISCWVKTSLTSKMMIWQESGKNGMNDNQTWLRIGDNTTSRQTRFNVEDNTGSAFVNLGAPAKVSDNAWHHMVCVRQGQTTSVYIDGQLMGSANASNLKTVSNGQDFKIGFQEGATSNSSFFNGNIDDVIIYRKALSETEITALFNL; this is encoded by the coding sequence ATGAAAAGATTTTTTTGTATTCTCGTATGCCTGTTGAACATGATCCATTTTTCCTGCAGGAAGGATAAGACTTCTGCAGATGCCGCTATCGGGGAAGTGATCTTTGAAGCGGAGAAAGTGGAGATCAGCGCCGGGGACAGCATCGTCTTTAAAGATCTGACCGCGGGATATGTTACAAAATGGAAGTGGACGTTCGAAGGCGGTGCGCCGGAATCTTCCGCTTTATCCAGTCCGACAGTGGTGTACAGCACGCCGGGTATTTACGAAGTAACACTGGAAGTAATGAACAGCCATACGCAGAAAGTGCACACCTTGAAAGAATACATCAACGTCGATTATAACCGGGTGAAGGCGGACTTTTCTACGGCGGCGGATGTTGTCTTCAACGGGGAAGCAGTTACTTTCAAGGATTCCAGCAGCGGCGGGCCGGTGTCCTGGCAATGGGAATTTGTGCCGGTAAGCGGCGGTGCTGCTATTACTTCCACGGAACGTAATCCAGCCATTACATTCACCGATACAGGCTACTATAACGTCAGCCTTACGGCTGCCAATGACAAGTATTCAGACCAGGTGACGAAGAACAATTTTATCCGGATACTGGATGCCAGTTCCCTCAGCGCTGATTTCACCGCGGAACAGTCAGCCACCTACACCGGCGGTTCCATTCAGTTCAAAGATATTTCCATCGGCAACATCAACAGCTGGGAATGGACGATCGAAGGCCCGGAGAATTATACATTGACCGGCCAGCACCCGGTACAGACCTTCAATACGGCGGGGCGGTACAAAGTGACCCTGGAGATCGCCAATCCGGCGAATACTGCCGTCAAAACCGTGGAAGATTACATTCTCGTTATACCGGGTGCGGACCTTGCCGCGTTCTTTCCCTTTAACAGCAACATAGCCGATGCGGGCCCCAACGGTCTTTCTACCAGTACCATTGGCGGAGGTGTGACTTACAGCGGGGCAGACCGTTTCGGGAAACAGGGCAATACCGGCGTCTTCAGCGGAGCAACCGGTGTACTGGTAGCCGATGATGCCGCTACGAATTTCGGAACGGAGAATTATTCCATTTCCTGTTGGGTAAAAACATCGCTGACCAGCAAGATGATGATCTGGCAGGAATCCGGGAAAAACGGAATGAACGACAATCAAACCTGGCTGCGAATAGGGGACAATACCACAAGTCGCCAGACAAGGTTCAATGTGGAGGATAACACGGGATCGGCTTTTGTGAATCTGGGCGCGCCGGCAAAAGTGTCCGATAATGCCTGGCATCACATGGTTTGTGTAAGACAGGGCCAGACCACTTCCGTATATATTGACGGGCAACTGATGGGTTCAGCCAATGCCAGCAACCTGAAGACGGTATCCAACGGGCAGGATTTCAAGATCGGGTTTCAGGAGGGCGCAACGTCCAACTCCTCTTTCTTTAATGGTAATATAGATGATGTGATCATTTACAGGAAGGCACTGAGTGAAACGGAGATCACTGCATTATTTAATTTATAA
- a CDS encoding dihydrodipicolinate synthase family protein, with translation MKTMRIKGLIAATFSTFNEDGKLNLALIPALVEKLLQDGVKGVFICGTNGEGPNLTIEERMQIAEEFIKVVNKRCLVLVHVGHPSITEARKLAAHAQKIGADAISAVAAFYFKPRSVENLVDCMAEIASAAPEIPFYYYHIPVITGVAIDLLEFLRLGEEQIPNLAGIKYTASTLHEYQACLNYKDGKFDILYGYDELLLPALAVGAEGAIGSTYTFAAPLYLRVMEYFRQGKIAEARQMQFHAVRMIQCLSRYAPIPTQKSIMKILGMDLGPCRLPLTNLSAAEQQDISSYLDAIDFRNVLEAASSGLTPANGTVTSNMQV, from the coding sequence ATGAAGACAATGCGTATTAAAGGATTGATAGCTGCGACATTCAGCACATTTAATGAAGACGGTAAATTGAATCTGGCCCTCATCCCCGCGTTGGTGGAAAAGCTCCTGCAGGACGGGGTTAAAGGCGTTTTTATCTGCGGCACCAATGGCGAAGGTCCCAATCTTACGATAGAGGAGCGGATGCAGATCGCTGAAGAATTTATAAAAGTGGTGAACAAGCGTTGCCTGGTGCTGGTGCATGTGGGCCATCCCTCCATTACAGAAGCGAGGAAGCTGGCGGCACATGCGCAAAAGATCGGTGCGGACGCCATTTCCGCGGTTGCGGCCTTTTATTTCAAACCGCGTTCTGTGGAGAACCTGGTGGATTGCATGGCGGAGATCGCATCGGCAGCCCCGGAAATACCCTTCTACTACTATCATATCCCCGTCATTACCGGCGTAGCAATCGATCTGCTGGAATTTTTAAGGCTTGGCGAAGAACAGATACCCAACCTGGCCGGTATCAAATATACCGCTTCTACCCTGCATGAATACCAGGCATGCCTGAACTACAAAGACGGCAAGTTCGACATCCTGTACGGATATGATGAACTGCTGCTGCCGGCATTGGCAGTAGGCGCGGAAGGCGCTATCGGCAGCACCTATACCTTTGCGGCGCCGCTGTATCTCCGGGTGATGGAATATTTCCGGCAGGGGAAGATCGCAGAAGCGCGCCAGATGCAGTTCCATGCTGTAAGAATGATCCAGTGCCTTTCCAGGTACGCACCCATACCCACACAAAAAAGTATCATGAAAATACTGGGCATGGACCTCGGCCCCTGCCGCCTGCCACTGACGAACCTGTCTGCCGCCGAGCAACAGGACATCAGCAGCTACCTGGATGCCATAGATTTCAGGAATGTGCTGGAGGCCGCTTCATCAGGGCTGACACCGGCCAATGGAACCGTTACAAGCAATATGCAAGTCTGA
- a CDS encoding exo-alpha-sialidase, whose translation MEHKKFLALFFFAAALIGQACQSTKHAAGSTAEESVVVFEPDSVYASARIPALVMTKKQSLLAFCEGRIGSASDWADMNLVMRRSTDDGKTWSNIVIIDSNKKAPVGNPVPIVDDRGTVHLLYQKDYNEAFYTFSTDDGLTWSAPVNITQVYEDFRPRYDWKVLAPGPGHGIQLQNGRLLSAVWLANSAKLTPRRSHHPSCVTTIYSDDLGKTWKLGEMVADNSPEIANPNESMPVQLPDGRVLLSIRNPSPVKRRAFSTSSDGISNWSPARFEEELFDPVCMASIISVPAGKKGQQALLFINPDSRDIEKTPRKNLTAKLSFDNGETWPAQMVLDSGASGYSDVAVGKNGQVYCLYETNTNGNKGFNYSLVLKKFNVGQLLKK comes from the coding sequence ATGGAGCACAAGAAATTTTTAGCGTTATTCTTTTTTGCCGCAGCATTGATCGGGCAGGCATGCCAATCCACAAAGCATGCGGCCGGCAGTACTGCGGAAGAAAGCGTGGTGGTCTTTGAGCCGGACAGTGTGTACGCCTCCGCAAGGATACCCGCGCTGGTGATGACAAAAAAACAATCCCTGCTGGCGTTTTGCGAAGGCCGGATCGGCAGCGCGAGCGACTGGGCGGATATGAACCTCGTTATGCGCCGGAGCACGGATGATGGGAAAACCTGGAGCAACATCGTGATCATCGACAGCAACAAGAAAGCCCCCGTGGGTAATCCTGTGCCGATCGTTGATGACAGGGGAACCGTACACCTGCTGTACCAGAAGGATTATAATGAAGCGTTTTACACCTTTTCCACCGATGACGGCCTTACCTGGTCTGCCCCGGTCAATATTACCCAGGTGTACGAAGATTTCAGGCCGCGGTACGACTGGAAGGTGCTGGCCCCCGGTCCTGGTCATGGCATTCAGCTGCAGAACGGTAGACTGTTGTCCGCCGTATGGCTGGCAAATTCCGCCAAGCTCACACCAAGGAGAAGCCATCATCCGTCCTGTGTAACAACCATCTACAGCGATGATCTGGGAAAGACCTGGAAGCTGGGTGAAATGGTAGCGGACAATTCCCCCGAGATCGCGAATCCCAATGAAAGCATGCCCGTGCAGCTGCCGGACGGCAGAGTGCTGCTCAGCATCCGTAATCCCTCGCCGGTAAAAAGAAGGGCCTTCAGCACCAGCAGCGACGGGATCAGCAACTGGAGCCCTGCAAGGTTCGAAGAGGAACTTTTTGATCCGGTATGCATGGCCAGCATCATCAGTGTACCGGCCGGCAAAAAAGGGCAGCAGGCTTTGCTGTTCATTAATCCGGATAGCCGGGACATCGAGAAAACCCCGCGGAAAAATCTCACCGCCAAACTCTCTTTCGACAATGGCGAAACCTGGCCGGCGCAGATGGTGCTGGATAGCGGCGCCTCCGGTTACAGTGATGTGGCCGTGGGGAAGAACGGGCAGGTATATTGTTTATATGAGACCAATACCAATGGCAACAAAGGATTCAACTACAGTCTCGTGCTGAAGAAATTCAACGTCGGGCAGTTACTAAAAAAATAG